The genomic DNA ATCGCGGGAGATGGTGAAGGCCTACACGGCGAAGGGCGTTCCGGCGTACGCAATGCTGCAGAATGACGGCAGCGCGCGGATCTACGCTGGCGCGTTTCAGACGCCCGAGCAATCTTCGCTCTCGGCCACGGCCCTGCGAGTTGCAGGCGCGACGCCTGTCCTTGAATTCCGAACAGGGAGAGTTCAGTAGTGCGCCTCACCAAGCTCGAGCTGCAGGGATTCAAATCATTCGCTGACGAGACGGAGCTGCTCTTCGAGCCCGGTGTAACCGCGATCGTCGGTCCCAACGGCTGCGGCAAATCCAACGTCTCCGACGCTGTAAGGTGGGTCCTCGGCGAGCAGCGCCCGCGCGCGCTTCGCGGTGCGAAAATGGAAGAAGTCATATTCCAGGGATCCTCAGCGCGGCGGCCGGTGAACATCGCCGAGGTGTCACTGCACTTCGAGAACGATGACGGAGTCCTCTCCGTGCCCTTCCGCGAAGTCGTGATCACGAGACGCCTGAGCCGCTCCGGCGAGAGTGATTATTTCCTCAACCGCTCGCCCTGCCGGCTCCGCGACATCCACGACATGGTGCGCGGCACCGGTCTTGGCGCAGACGCCGGCGTCGTCATCGAAAGCAGGATGATCGACGCGCTTCTCTCCGATCGTCCCGACGAGCGACGCGAGCTGTTCGAGGAGGCCGCCGGAATCGGACTTTATCGGGACCGCAAGCGCACAGCCGAGAGACGCCTCGAGGAGACCACGATCGACCTCTCGCGCATCGACGATCTCATCTCCGAGGTGCAGACACAGGTTCGCTCACTCGCGCGGCAGCGCCGGCGCGCCGAGCGTCACGCCGAAATCGTGAGCCGCCGCTTCACTGTCGAGATCGCGCTGGCGGCGCGAGAGATGGACGCCTGGCGTGACGAGCTCGCCCGGCTCGAGACGCGCGTGCGCGAGCTGAGGACGGAAGTCCCCGCCGCGGAAGAAGCATTGGCCGCTGCCGAAGCTGCGCGCGATTCGGCGCACGGTGCGCGCGCCGCCGCTGAAGCCCGGCGAAACGAGCTCGCGCGACTCGTCGCCGAGCAGGCGGCGAGCACTCAGCAGCTGCGCGGCGAAATCGCCGTAGCTGAGGAGCGACAACGCAACGCCGTCTCCCGGAGAGAGCGGGCCGAGCAGGAGCGGCGTGAGGGCGATACGACCGTCGAAAAGGTCAGCGACGATCTCGACCAGGCCGTTACCCACCGCACACAGCTCGAGGCAGAGATGGCACTCGCCCAGAGCTCGCTCTCGGCGCAGGTCGCCGAGGAGGAAAGTGTTCGCGCAGCTCTCGCCGCGGCGAGGGCAGCCGTGGAGACCGCAGACAAGGGTGCACGCGAGATGCGCGAGCGGGCACATCGGCATGCACTCGACAGGCAGGCGGCAGAACGTGAGCTGCAGGAGCTGGAGACAAGACGCGCGGCGCTGCTGGACGAGAAATCGCAGCTCGCCGATTCGGAGAATGCGGTTCGGCGCGAGATGCGTGATGCCGAAGAAGGACTCGCCGCGAGCAGGAAGAAAACCTCAGCCGCAAACGCTGCTCTCGCTGCGGCGCTGGGCGCGCTGCGCGCCGCGCGCGAAGAGGATTCGGCGACACGCTCCGCGCTCCTTCGCGCGGAGGAGGCTCACACGGCGCTCGAAGGAAAGGTGAACGCCCTCGAGGCGCTCGAGCGCGAGCGGGTTGGTCTGGCACCAGCGGCTGCGCGCCTGCTCGCCGAGCGAAGCCAGTTTGGCGAGGGCGCCATCATCGGTCCATTGAGCGACTTCATCAGCGCCGATTCCTATTCCGCTGCAGTGGTCGAGCGGTATCTCGGGCCGATTGTCCACGCGGTTCTCGTCAGGGATCGCGAGGCAAGTGATGCCGTGCGTGCCTGGCACACGACGACCAATCCGGGTCCCCTGCTGCTCCTTCCTCTGGACGCGCGAATGGGCGGCGACCGGACGGACGACGCCGACGCAGACAACGGGTTGTCGGCGATCGTGCGCACGGAATCGGTCGCATCCGGCTGGGTGCGGGCGCTGCTGGGACGGGTCACATCCGTGGAAAGCGGAACCGCGTTCATCGACGCGCGCGGAGCAATCTGGCTGCCCGCGCACTTTGCGGGACCCGGTCCGCTCCGGCGTCGAGCGGAGATCGGCGATTCGCGACAACAGCTCGACAAAGCAATTACGGTCAGAGAGCGCGCGCGTGCCGCGGCAGATTCAGCGCGCGCGGCGCTGGAGTCCGCCGAGCGCGCAGCTGCGCTCGCACAGGAGGCTTCAACGGTGGCCTCCCGTGAAGTCGGCGAATTCGAAGACCTTTTCACTGGAGTGAGCAGGCGTCATCACCGCGCGCTCCGCGAGGTAACGGAGGCGGACACCCTTCTCGAGCGTGTCTCGGCCCGCGAGAATGCGCTGTCCGAGACCGTAGCCCTCGTCGACCGTGCCAGTAGTGAGCTACAAAACGCGATCGCGGGACACGAGGTAGCAGTCAACGAGGCGCGCCGCCTGCTTTCCGAAACGGAATCGCGACAGGACGAGGCGCGCGATCGGCGCACAGCGAGTCAGGTAGCCTACGCGCAGGCGCAGGCGCGGCTGCAGGTCGCGGCGGATCGCGAGCGGCATCTCCGCGAGGAGTTCGTCAGCGCCGCCTCGCGGCTCGAATCTCTGCAGTCGGAGCTGTCGACGCTGTCCGTTGCGGATCAGCAGCTGGCTGAGCAGCTCGCCGGCTGGCAGATGGACCTCGAGGCGCGGCAGGCGACTCTGGAGGATGCGGAAACTCGGCTGTCCAATGCCGAGCATTCGGTACGCAGCTCTGACGAGGCGCTGGAGCGCGCCGAGCATGAGCTCACTGACGTGCGGCATCGCTCCGCCGCATTGAGCGAAGAGCTCCACGGCGCCGAGCTGCGCTACACCGAGCTTTCGGGACGGCGCAACGCTATTCGCGAGCGGCTGGAGGCGGAGTGGCGGCGCCCGCTCGAGTCTCTGCTCGAAACTTCGGAGAAGCTGGAGCTGGATGACGAGAGCCTGCGCGCCGAGGCGCTCTCGCTCCGGGATCAGCTCGATGCGCTCGGGCCGGTGAATCCGCTCGCCATCGAGGAGCACGAAGAGGAGCAGAAACGTCTCGAGTTCCTCAGCGCTCAGCGCGCCGATCTCACCTCTGCCAGGCTGTCTTTGCAGCAGGCGATTCGTGAAATCGACACGACAGCGCGTGAGCTTTTTGCAACCACGTTCGTTCAGATACGCGAGAACTTCCGCAAGATCTTCATGACCCTGTTCGGCGGTGGTGAATGCGATTTGCGGCTGGAGGATCCGGAGAGTCCCCTCGAGGGGGACATCGAGATTCACGCCGCGCCGAGGGGCAAGCGCACCCAGCGAATTCACCTGCTTTCGAGCGGCGAGCGTGCGCTTGTTGCGCTTTCTCTTCTGTTCGGGATCTTCCTCACGAAGCCGAGCCCGTTCTGTCTGCTCGACGAAGTAGATGCGCCGCTCGACGACGCGAACATCGGGCGGTTCGTGAGAATGCTGAACGAATTCAAGACGAACACGCAGTTCATAGTGATCACTCACAACCCGCGCACGACCACCGAGGCCGCAGACGCCGTTTACGGCGTAACGATGCAGGAGCCCGGGGTATCGTCGCTGGTCAGCGTCCACATGCGGGGACCTGCAGTCGATGACGCGATTGCCGGGACGGTGCCAGCACCGCAGCCAGTCACGGCGCTGAGCGCGTAGCGAAATGCTGGTTGTAATGGAGCATGGCGCATCCACCGCGGATGTGGATCGCGTCGTCGCGGTCGTTGTGGAAATGGGGTACGAGGCCCGGCCCATGCCCGGTGCGCAGCGAACCGCCGTCGGGATTGTCGGTAACGACGGGCGAGTAGACGCATCGCGGCTCGCGGCGCTGCCAGGCGTCGTACAGATCATTCACGTCACTCAACCGTACAAGCAGGTATCGCGTGAGTGGCGCAGCGAAGACACCATCGTCACCATCGCGCCAGGTGTCTCGTTCGGGGGGGAAGATGTGCCGATCATCGCCGGCCCCTGCTCCGTCGAGTCGGAGGAGCAGATCGTAGAGTCCGCGCGTCTCGTGAAGGAAGCAGGCGGAAGCGCGCTGAGGGGCGGCGCGTTCAAGCCTCGAAGCTCGCCGTATTCATTTCAGGGCCTTGGCAAGCGCGGCCTCGAGCTCCTTGCGCTCGCACGCCGTGAAACGGGTTTGCCCATTGTCACCGAGGCCATGGATGACGAAGGCGCCCACCTCATTGCGGAGATGGGCGACTGCATCCAGATCGGTGCGCGCAACATGCAGAATTATTCGCTCCTGAAGACGGTTGGAAAACTCGGGATGCCTGTCCTGCTCAAGCGCGGGATGGCGGCGACGATCACCGATCTTCTATTGAGTGCGGAGTACATTCTCTCCGAGGGCAACCCGAACGTGATCCTGTGCGAGCGGGGCGTGAGAAGTTTCGATCCCTCGACCCGGAATCTCCTCGATCTGACTGCGATTCCGATCGTCCACAAGCTCTCGCACCTGCCAATCGTTGCAGATCCAAGTCACGGCACCGGACTGAGGGACAAGGTGACCCCGATGGCTCGTGCCGCGCTCGCCGCGGGTGCTGACGGCCTGCTGGTGGAGATGCATCCAAATCCCGACAGGGCGTTGTCCGATGGAGCCCAGTCGCTTCACCCGGAGCAGTTCACTGCACTGGTTGAAGAGCTTCGAGCAGTTGCAGTCGCGATCGGCAGACGCGTGACACCGGCACTGGATCGTGAAAACAAGCCGGCAGAGCGAATACTGTCTTCAGGAACGGCGAAGCGAGTTGCGGGTAAGCATTGATATGAGAATCATCACGGCAATTCTGGCTGGTGGTTTTGGCGCAGCGAGCCTCGGCGCGCAGTCGTCCGAGACGATCATGGACCGCGCTGCGAGCAAGTATGCGAGCATGAAAACCGTTCGCGCCGAGTTCAGGCAGACAATCACCAATCCACTCACCGGGACGAGCTCGGTCTCGCGAGGAGAGCTGCTTCGCCGCGAGCCCAACCTCCTGGCGATCAATTTCACCGATCCCAAAGGCGACCGCGTGGTCGCCGACGGAAAGGCCGTGTGGGTCTATTTGCCGAGCAGCGCGCCGGGTCAGGTTATGCGCCTGAGCGCTCGTAACAAATCGGCGCAAGTCATCGACCCGGGATCCCTGTTTCTGACTTCACCGCGCACGCGTTACACCATGAAAAGTGGCGGGACGGCCACAGTGGGCGGGGCAAGAACAGATGTGGTGCTCCTCACGCCGAAGACATCGAACGCTCCATTCACACGCGCGAAGGTGTGGGTCGATGCAAGTGGAATCGTCAAACAGTTCGAGGTGACGGACGCAAACGGGCTGACGAGATTCGTGGTAATCACGCGCCTGGTCCCGAACGCGACCATCGCGCGCTCGGCATTTTCATTCACACCGCCGCGCGGCGCTCGTATCGTCGACTCAGCGTCCTTCGGAGGAATGTAGAGGATCAGCCTTGCCACAGAGGCACAGAGCACACAGAGAACAACAAGCGGCCATCTCGGCGTATCGCAGAGACCTTTTGCAAAAGAAGGTCTCTCTTTTTTCGGTAAACTACAACAGCCAACAACGACCGACCTCTAGAAATCGAGTGCCTTTCCCCCTTTTTTGTGTGGTTCTCTGCGTTCTCTGTGTCTCTGTGGCAGAGTAGTTGTGTTAATTCGGCTCGGCCGCTATCGAAGCAGGAGCAGTCTCTGGATCTCCGCCAGGCGAGCGGGGTCGGCGCCTTGCCGACCGGCGATCTCCAGCGCGGCGAACGACAACCGCCGATAAAGTGCCCGCGCTTCCGGATTGTGTCTCAGCGCCTGAAGATGGCGGTTCACAGTCTCGACGTCGCCGCGCATCACCGGCCCCGTGAGAGCCGATTCCGGATGGCTGTCCGCAATATTCGAGATTGCCGCGTCCATCAGACTATGCACAGCCTGGTGCGCGCTTCGCTCCGGTACACCCACATCGGTGAGAATGCCTGACGCAACGGCCGCCAGCACCACAGGGAAATTCGAGCTGATCACCGCTGCCGCGTGGTAGATGCTCTTCATTCCAGCGGGAATCTCAAGCGTCCGCGCGCCAAGGTGCCCCGCGAGCCGCCTCGAAGCAGCGCGAGCCTGATCGTCGCCGTCGATGCCAATCCACGCTTTTCGCAGGAGCTCCGGTGCGTGATCAGGATTCGCAAATGGGACAAGCGGATGAAAGGTCCCGCCACTGAGCCCCATCTCGCCCAGACGGGGGATCAATGATGGCTCGGCTCCACCGGACGTGTGGACGACGACCGTTCCCGATGCGAGCCGGCGCCGGCCCGATGGAGAAGCTGCGTCCACAAGATCGGCGAGAACGCCGTCGAGCTGATCGTCCCTGACTGCGACAATTATCGTGTTCGCGTCGCCAATCACCGGCGGCCAGGCCCCATGCGATGTCGCAATCGGAGATGGACGCCGCGAATGAAATCCTACAACATCGACACCTGATTCACGGAAGGAGCGGAAGAGTCCGCGACCGACTTGTCCCGCGCCAATTATGAATACGCGTTCGCTCACTCGGTGCCGGCGCTGCGCTGCGCCGCCTGCCTGGCAGACGCGCGCTCCAGCATCCTGGCTTCCGAGGTCACGCCCGTCGCCAGCTCCAGCGCGACAGCTATCGCCTTGTCCGCGGCTACGCGTCGTCTGAACTCCGCCTCGGGGCCGAATACGAATCGCGCGATGTCGTACGCCAGCAGCTGGGAGACAACGTGCGACGATTCGTCGTAAGTCATTCGGGGAATCTCCACGCCCCGCGCAACCATCCTCTTCCACACTTCCTCGAGCATCTGCGGCGTCACCATGAACTTGGGCGTCAGCACTTCACGGCCACCTTTGAGGGAGATCGCGTAGTCCGTTACAGCGTCGCGGAACTGCCCCACCTTCCGGCCGAGCGCAGTCTGAAAAAGGCGAAGCTGACGGTCAGCGGCCGAGTCGGTGACGATGAGATCGGGGGCGATTCCCCCACCACCGTAGACGATTCGGCCGGCGTCTGTTCTGTACCTCTGCGGCAGCTGCCGTGTCCTTCGATCATCACTGTCTTCGCGGAGCACTTGCCTGCTGATCGATCTGCCCGAGGGAGTGTACCAGCGCGCGGTCGTGATCTTGAGCCCGCCAATCTCACCGAGTGGAATGATCGTCTGTGCGCTTCCCTTGCCGTATGTCGGCTCGCCAACCACAACCGCGCGGTCGTGATCCTGCAGCGCGCCTGCGACGATCTCCGCAGCGCTCGCACTTCTGTCGTCAACGAGAACCACGAGGGGCAGCTTCGGCCAGCGCTGCGCCGTCGAGTCGGTGTAGTCGCGGTTCGCGCCGGGCGACCTGCCCTTCAGGCTGACGATCCGCTGCCCCGGGTCTAGAAACATGTCCGCGACTCCGAGGCCCTGGTCGAGCAGTCCCCCGGGATTCGACCTGAGGTCGAGCACCAGAGATTTCATTCCCCTCGAGAGAAGCGCGTTGATGCTCCGCGAAAGCTCACGCGTCGTTGAGTCGCTGAAAGCCTTGAGATCGACGTAGCCTACGCCGTTCGGCAGCATAGCCACGCGGCGTACGGCATTCTGATGAAGGGCGCGTCGCACCAGAGTGAACGGAACAGGCGTCAGCAGCCCTGGCCGCTCGATACGGAACGACAATGACGTTCCTGGACCGCCGCGAAACGCCTTCGTCGCTTCTTCCATCGTCCAATCCCGCGTGGAGCGGCCTTCAATCTCGATGATTCGGTCGCCCGGCTGAATGCCCGCGCGCTCGGCAGGACTACCCGGCAGCGGAGCGATGACGACGAGCCAGCCGTCACGCACGTCGACCTGAAGGCCGACTCCGGCAAAATTTCCACTCGTAGACTCGTTCAATCGGCCGAGCTTGTCGGGGGCGAGAAGCGTTGTGTATGGATCCTCGAGCTCGTAGAGCATTCCCTCGACGGCCTTGC from Gemmatimonadaceae bacterium includes the following:
- the smc gene encoding chromosome segregation protein SMC is translated as MRLTKLELQGFKSFADETELLFEPGVTAIVGPNGCGKSNVSDAVRWVLGEQRPRALRGAKMEEVIFQGSSARRPVNIAEVSLHFENDDGVLSVPFREVVITRRLSRSGESDYFLNRSPCRLRDIHDMVRGTGLGADAGVVIESRMIDALLSDRPDERRELFEEAAGIGLYRDRKRTAERRLEETTIDLSRIDDLISEVQTQVRSLARQRRRAERHAEIVSRRFTVEIALAAREMDAWRDELARLETRVRELRTEVPAAEEALAAAEAARDSAHGARAAAEARRNELARLVAEQAASTQQLRGEIAVAEERQRNAVSRRERAEQERREGDTTVEKVSDDLDQAVTHRTQLEAEMALAQSSLSAQVAEEESVRAALAAARAAVETADKGAREMRERAHRHALDRQAAERELQELETRRAALLDEKSQLADSENAVRREMRDAEEGLAASRKKTSAANAALAAALGALRAAREEDSATRSALLRAEEAHTALEGKVNALEALERERVGLAPAAARLLAERSQFGEGAIIGPLSDFISADSYSAAVVERYLGPIVHAVLVRDREASDAVRAWHTTTNPGPLLLLPLDARMGGDRTDDADADNGLSAIVRTESVASGWVRALLGRVTSVESGTAFIDARGAIWLPAHFAGPGPLRRRAEIGDSRQQLDKAITVRERARAAADSARAALESAERAAALAQEASTVASREVGEFEDLFTGVSRRHHRALREVTEADTLLERVSARENALSETVALVDRASSELQNAIAGHEVAVNEARRLLSETESRQDEARDRRTASQVAYAQAQARLQVAADRERHLREEFVSAASRLESLQSELSTLSVADQQLAEQLAGWQMDLEARQATLEDAETRLSNAEHSVRSSDEALERAEHELTDVRHRSAALSEELHGAELRYTELSGRRNAIRERLEAEWRRPLESLLETSEKLELDDESLRAEALSLRDQLDALGPVNPLAIEEHEEEQKRLEFLSAQRADLTSARLSLQQAIREIDTTARELFATTFVQIRENFRKIFMTLFGGGECDLRLEDPESPLEGDIEIHAAPRGKRTQRIHLLSSGERALVALSLLFGIFLTKPSPFCLLDEVDAPLDDANIGRFVRMLNEFKTNTQFIVITHNPRTTTEAADAVYGVTMQEPGVSSLVSVHMRGPAVDDAIAGTVPAPQPVTALSA
- the aroF gene encoding 3-deoxy-7-phosphoheptulonate synthase yields the protein MLVVMEHGASTADVDRVVAVVVEMGYEARPMPGAQRTAVGIVGNDGRVDASRLAALPGVVQIIHVTQPYKQVSREWRSEDTIVTIAPGVSFGGEDVPIIAGPCSVESEEQIVESARLVKEAGGSALRGGAFKPRSSPYSFQGLGKRGLELLALARRETGLPIVTEAMDDEGAHLIAEMGDCIQIGARNMQNYSLLKTVGKLGMPVLLKRGMAATITDLLLSAEYILSEGNPNVILCERGVRSFDPSTRNLLDLTAIPIVHKLSHLPIVADPSHGTGLRDKVTPMARAALAAGADGLLVEMHPNPDRALSDGAQSLHPEQFTALVEELRAVAVAIGRRVTPALDRENKPAERILSSGTAKRVAGKH
- the lolA gene encoding outer membrane lipoprotein chaperone LolA, with the protein product MRIITAILAGGFGAASLGAQSSETIMDRAASKYASMKTVRAEFRQTITNPLTGTSSVSRGELLRREPNLLAINFTDPKGDRVVADGKAVWVYLPSSAPGQVMRLSARNKSAQVIDPGSLFLTSPRTRYTMKSGGTATVGGARTDVVLLTPKTSNAPFTRAKVWVDASGIVKQFEVTDANGLTRFVVITRLVPNATIARSAFSFTPPRGARIVDSASFGGM
- a CDS encoding DUF2520 domain-containing protein; its protein translation is MSERVFIIGAGQVGRGLFRSFRESGVDVVGFHSRRPSPIATSHGAWPPVIGDANTIIVAVRDDQLDGVLADLVDAASPSGRRRLASGTVVVHTSGGAEPSLIPRLGEMGLSGGTFHPLVPFANPDHAPELLRKAWIGIDGDDQARAASRRLAGHLGARTLEIPAGMKSIYHAAAVISSNFPVVLAAVASGILTDVGVPERSAHQAVHSLMDAAISNIADSHPESALTGPVMRGDVETVNRHLQALRHNPEARALYRRLSFAALEIAGRQGADPARLAEIQRLLLLR
- a CDS encoding S41 family peptidase, with the translated sequence MRLDISPGLRSRTMTVAAILVGSLVTGGWLIVSGTRDGETTPAEAERLFNQVLRHVSRYYVDSVDSPLLYRKAVEGMLYELEDPYTTLLAPDKLGRLNESTSGNFAGVGLQVDVRDGWLVVIAPLPGSPAERAGIQPGDRIIEIEGRSTRDWTMEEATKAFRGGPGTSLSFRIERPGLLTPVPFTLVRRALHQNAVRRVAMLPNGVGYVDLKAFSDSTTRELSRSINALLSRGMKSLVLDLRSNPGGLLDQGLGVADMFLDPGQRIVSLKGRSPGANRDYTDSTAQRWPKLPLVVLVDDRSASAAEIVAGALQDHDRAVVVGEPTYGKGSAQTIIPLGEIGGLKITTARWYTPSGRSISRQVLREDSDDRRTRQLPQRYRTDAGRIVYGGGGIAPDLIVTDSAADRQLRLFQTALGRKVGQFRDAVTDYAISLKGGREVLTPKFMVTPQMLEEVWKRMVARGVEIPRMTYDESSHVVSQLLAYDIARFVFGPEAEFRRRVAADKAIAVALELATGVTSEARMLERASARQAAQRSAGTE